A genomic segment from Bacteroidota bacterium encodes:
- the hemL gene encoding glutamate-1-semialdehyde 2,1-aminomutase, translated as MKRDKSEALFEKAKNYFPGGVNSPVRAFRSVGGTPVFIEKGDGCKLWDADGNEYIDFCCSWGPLILGHNNAKVRNKVVETIANGTSFGAPTRLENELAELILSNNKYIQKIRFVSSGTEAVMSAIRLARGYTGRNKILKFEGCYHGHVDSLLVKAGSGLVTFGNSSSAGIPECFVNETIVVSLNNLAAVKSAFAEFKNEIACVIIEPIPANNGLLLQTDEFLKELRTVCSAEGTLLIFDEVISGFRVGFTGAAGYYGIQPDICTYGKIIGGGLPVGAYGASAEIMSNISPEGKVYQAGTLSGNPVAMSAGIAQLTECLKPNFYEQLKTKTDAFIREVCDYAKSKSYDFSMYSIGSIFWIAFSKAEAIRSADEIDATGMDKFRVFYHELLKRGVYLGPSGYEVGFVSEAHSQDDLSKAAKHFCAALDLVFSTKSAN; from the coding sequence ATGAAACGCGATAAATCAGAAGCATTATTTGAAAAGGCAAAAAACTATTTTCCGGGGGGAGTTAATTCACCTGTAAGAGCGTTTCGATCGGTTGGTGGCACACCTGTATTTATTGAAAAAGGTGATGGTTGCAAGTTGTGGGATGCAGATGGTAATGAATACATTGATTTTTGTTGTTCATGGGGGCCTTTAATTTTAGGTCATAATAATGCCAAGGTGCGTAATAAAGTAGTTGAAACCATTGCTAACGGGACTTCTTTTGGCGCGCCTACACGATTAGAAAATGAATTGGCTGAATTAATATTGAGCAACAATAAGTATATCCAGAAAATACGTTTTGTTAGTTCGGGTACAGAAGCTGTTATGAGCGCTATTCGCCTTGCAAGAGGCTATACAGGTAGAAACAAGATTTTGAAATTTGAAGGTTGCTATCATGGCCATGTTGATTCCTTGTTGGTAAAGGCAGGTAGTGGTTTAGTTACTTTTGGAAATTCTTCGTCTGCAGGTATACCTGAATGTTTTGTAAACGAAACCATAGTTGTATCATTAAATAATTTAGCAGCTGTTAAAAGCGCTTTCGCGGAATTTAAAAATGAAATTGCCTGTGTGATAATTGAGCCGATTCCTGCTAACAATGGACTTTTGCTACAAACCGACGAATTTTTAAAAGAACTTCGAACTGTGTGCAGTGCCGAAGGAACTTTACTCATTTTCGACGAAGTTATTTCCGGCTTTAGAGTTGGATTTACTGGCGCAGCAGGATATTACGGCATACAACCCGATATTTGTACCTATGGTAAAATTATTGGAGGTGGATTGCCGGTGGGTGCTTATGGAGCAAGTGCCGAAATTATGAGCAATATTTCGCCTGAAGGTAAAGTATATCAGGCGGGTACTTTATCAGGGAATCCGGTAGCCATGAGTGCAGGAATAGCCCAATTGACCGAATGTTTGAAGCCCAATTTTTATGAACAATTAAAAACCAAAACTGACGCATTTATTCGTGAAGTTTGTGATTATGCTAAGTCAAAGTCCTACGATTTTAGTATGTATTCAATTGGTTCAATATTTTGGATAGCATTTAGCAAGGCAGAAGCAATTCGAAGTGCCGATGAAATAGATGCTACCGGTATGGATAAGTTCAGAGTGTTTTATCATGAATTGCTCAAAAGAGGCGTTTATCTTGGCCCATCCGGGTATGAAGTAGGTTTTGTTTCGGAAGCGCATTCACAAGATGATTTAAGTAAAGCAGCCAAACATTTTTGTGCAGCATTAGACCTTGTTTTCAGCACGAAATCGGCTAACTGA
- a CDS encoding acyl-CoA desaturase, with amino-acid sequence MYWILIVIFFAHWFFSLFFHTAFLHRFGSHKMFTMSAFTEKVFYFFTWFFQGSSYLVPRAYAVMHRMHHEYSDTKKDPHSPIFYRDVFQMMWETKKIYNDFKTGAIKPDNQFSKDLPVWDKMDRFGDHMLVRIIWGAIYFSIYAFVITRYDLSWWWCALLPIHFLMGPIQGAFVNWCGHKYGYQNFDNHDHSHNTTPFGLLLMGELFQNNHHKYPLAPNFAKKWFEIDFTYPILKFLSWIKVIRFAEVKA; translated from the coding sequence ATGTATTGGATTTTAATAGTAATTTTCTTCGCTCATTGGTTTTTCTCCTTGTTTTTTCACACCGCTTTTTTGCACCGATTTGGCTCGCATAAAATGTTTACAATGAGTGCTTTTACTGAAAAAGTATTCTATTTTTTTACTTGGTTTTTTCAGGGATCGTCCTACTTGGTGCCAAGAGCATATGCTGTAATGCACCGTATGCATCACGAATATAGTGATACCAAAAAAGATCCACATTCGCCTATTTTTTACCGAGATGTTTTTCAAATGATGTGGGAAACGAAAAAAATTTACAACGATTTCAAAACCGGAGCAATTAAACCCGATAATCAGTTTTCTAAAGACTTACCTGTTTGGGATAAGATGGACCGCTTTGGCGACCACATGTTAGTACGCATTATTTGGGGAGCAATTTACTTTTCAATTTATGCCTTTGTGATAACTCGATACGATTTATCGTGGTGGTGGTGTGCTTTATTGCCAATACATTTTTTGATGGGTCCAATTCAAGGCGCATTTGTAAATTGGTGTGGACATAAATATGGTTACCAAAATTTCGATAACCACGATCATTCCCACAATACAACTCCTTTTGGATTGCTCTTGATGGGTGAATTGTTTCAGAATAATCACCACAAATATCCTTTAGCACCCAACTTCGCTAAAAAATGGTTTGAGATAGATTTTACTTATCCCATACTTAAATTTTTATCGTGGATAAAGGTGATTCGTTTTGCCGAAGTAAAGGCTTAA
- a CDS encoding polyphosphate kinase has product MLKTRLSSISTRAPKKLSKDNIKKETLKLKLKLEALQNLLYAEGKHALLVILQGMDASGKDGAIKNVFEPVNPIGCKVIAFKKPSELELKHDFLWRIHQEVPEKGMMGIFNRSHYEDVLIQRVHKWVDENTIRQRFEQINNFEKMLVDNGTIVLKFYLHVSKEEQLQRLNERLNDTSKMWKHNENDILERKLWSQYMKCYEDVFTNCSTGAEWNIIPSDQNWYKEYLITKKIVETLEALKMKFPGLKKEK; this is encoded by the coding sequence ATGTTAAAAACAAGATTAAGTTCCATCAGTACCCGTGCTCCTAAAAAGCTGAGCAAAGACAACATTAAAAAGGAAACCTTAAAATTAAAGCTCAAATTAGAAGCTTTGCAAAATTTGCTTTACGCAGAAGGGAAGCATGCTTTGTTAGTGATTTTACAAGGAATGGATGCATCCGGAAAGGATGGTGCAATTAAGAATGTTTTTGAACCGGTAAATCCAATTGGTTGCAAAGTTATTGCTTTCAAAAAGCCCAGCGAACTTGAATTGAAACACGATTTCTTATGGCGTATTCATCAGGAAGTACCTGAAAAAGGAATGATGGGTATTTTCAATCGTTCGCACTACGAAGATGTTTTAATACAACGAGTGCATAAATGGGTTGATGAAAACACAATCCGTCAACGCTTCGAACAAATAAATAATTTCGAAAAAATGCTGGTTGATAATGGAACAATTGTGTTGAAATTTTATTTACATGTATCAAAAGAGGAGCAATTACAAAGATTGAATGAACGGTTAAATGATACAAGTAAAATGTGGAAACACAATGAAAATGATATTTTGGAGCGAAAGCTTTGGAGCCAATACATGAAATGCTATGAAGATGTTTTTACAAATTGTTCCACTGGTGCAGAATGGAATATAATTCCAAGCGACCAAAATTGGTATAAAGAATACCTTATTACCAAAAAAATTGTTGAAACCTTAGAGGCATTAAAAATGAAATTTCCGGGTTTGAAAAAAGAAAAGTAA
- a CDS encoding peptidoglycan DD-metalloendopeptidase family protein, whose product MKKLNFIVFCLLVLNVLPVLAGNSKGELSSVSTVEVGKDTVPFRISPDFLKNNDIESFDDIDNSDNDFVDESAAYDPNFDYYGIWDTISVNPYKMDLTQKPDTTLIILQDRYQCDYNHPYCGNITSDFGPRSRVRYHYGVDIKLETGEAVRCSFEGTVRIARRSSTFGNVVMVRHKNGLETIYAHLSAIHVKIGQHVESGEILGLGGNTGHSSGSHLHYEVRYKGMPINPNSIISFSEGRLVRDSIAIDKSNFSYIVDFRTKSKSYTKSGKHGKYYVVKKGDTLGKIAQRKNVSLKKLCRLNGIRTTTVLRPGKRLRLV is encoded by the coding sequence TTGAAGAAGCTAAATTTCATAGTATTTTGTTTGCTGGTACTGAATGTACTTCCAGTTTTAGCAGGAAACAGCAAGGGAGAGCTATCTTCGGTTAGTACCGTTGAGGTTGGGAAGGATACTGTTCCTTTTCGAATTTCACCTGATTTTTTAAAAAATAATGACATCGAAAGCTTTGATGACATTGATAATAGCGATAACGACTTTGTTGACGAATCGGCTGCCTATGATCCCAACTTCGATTACTATGGTATTTGGGATACTATTAGCGTGAATCCATACAAAATGGATTTAACTCAAAAGCCTGACACTACCTTAATTATTTTACAAGATAGGTATCAATGCGACTACAATCATCCTTATTGCGGTAATATTACCTCTGATTTTGGTCCGAGAAGCCGGGTACGTTATCATTATGGAGTAGATATTAAACTCGAAACTGGTGAAGCTGTGCGCTGTTCGTTTGAAGGAACTGTGCGAATTGCTCGTCGTAGTTCCACCTTTGGAAATGTTGTAATGGTGCGACACAAGAATGGGTTGGAAACTATTTATGCGCATCTTTCGGCCATACATGTTAAAATAGGACAACATGTTGAATCGGGCGAAATACTTGGTTTAGGGGGTAATACAGGTCATTCTTCAGGAAGTCATTTGCATTACGAAGTACGTTACAAAGGAATGCCCATTAATCCGAATTCAATTATTTCGTTTAGTGAAGGAAGATTAGTGAGAGATAGTATTGCCATAGACAAAAGTAATTTTTCCTACATCGTTGATTTTCGCACTAAGTCAAAGTCCTATACAAAATCCGGAAAGCATGGAAAATACTACGTTGTTAAAAAGGGAGATACACTTGGCAAAATTGCACAACGTAAAAATGTTTCGCTAAAAAAATTGTGCAGACTAAATGGAATTCGCACTACAACAGTGCTCCGGCCTGGTAAACGCCTTCGATTGGTTTAA
- the kynU gene encoding kynureninase, with product MNYINSLEFAQQQDSIDPLKNYRNRFHFPHHEGKPLLYFTGNSLGLQPKTVLDNLKQELDDWAHYGVEGHFMAKLPWVSYHENLTNQAAKIVGALPSEVVMMNQLTVNLHLLMVSFYRPTAKRFKIICEAKAFPSDQYALESQVKFHGFAPENAIVEVHPREGEHCIRQEDILATIEKNKEELALILIGGVNYYSGQVFDMEAITQAGHQAGAFVGFDLAHAAGNLVLKLHDWKVDFACWCSYKYLNSGPGGVAGAFVHQQHENENLPRFAGWWGHTKEVRFKMEKGFVPIVGAEGWQLSNAPILSMAACKASLDIFDEVGMEALTKKRDLLTGYLEFLLDELNAKKGNYQLEIITPRDKKQRGAQLSILAHGGDAREYFNQLTAKGVISDWREPNVIRVAPAPLYNSFEDVWRMVDFMRQLN from the coding sequence ATGAACTATATCAACTCGCTCGAATTTGCGCAACAACAAGACAGCATTGACCCATTAAAAAATTACCGAAATCGTTTTCATTTTCCACATCATGAGGGTAAGCCACTTTTATATTTTACAGGTAATTCACTAGGGTTACAACCGAAAACAGTGCTTGACAATTTAAAACAAGAACTGGATGATTGGGCACATTACGGAGTTGAAGGTCATTTCATGGCCAAACTCCCTTGGGTTTCTTATCATGAAAATTTAACCAATCAGGCTGCAAAAATTGTTGGTGCTTTACCCAGCGAAGTGGTTATGATGAATCAGCTTACAGTTAATTTGCATTTATTAATGGTAAGTTTTTACAGGCCTACAGCTAAGCGCTTTAAAATTATTTGTGAAGCAAAAGCTTTTCCTTCCGATCAGTATGCGCTTGAAAGTCAGGTAAAATTTCATGGCTTTGCACCTGAAAATGCAATCGTTGAAGTACATCCCCGTGAAGGCGAGCATTGCATACGACAAGAAGATATACTTGCGACCATTGAAAAAAATAAAGAAGAGTTAGCATTGATCCTGATTGGTGGTGTAAATTATTATAGCGGGCAAGTGTTCGATATGGAAGCAATTACCCAAGCTGGACACCAAGCAGGCGCCTTCGTAGGCTTTGATTTAGCTCATGCAGCCGGAAACTTAGTATTAAAACTACACGATTGGAAAGTAGACTTTGCTTGTTGGTGTAGCTATAAATATTTGAATTCGGGTCCAGGTGGAGTAGCCGGTGCCTTTGTTCATCAGCAACACGAAAATGAAAATTTACCACGCTTTGCCGGTTGGTGGGGGCATACAAAGGAAGTTCGTTTTAAAATGGAAAAGGGTTTTGTTCCTATTGTAGGTGCAGAAGGATGGCAATTGAGTAATGCTCCTATTTTGAGCATGGCTGCATGTAAAGCAAGTTTAGATATATTTGATGAAGTAGGAATGGAAGCACTCACCAAAAAAAGAGACTTACTTACAGGATACCTCGAGTTTTTGCTGGACGAATTAAATGCAAAAAAAGGAAACTATCAGTTAGAAATTATTACGCCTCGCGACAAAAAACAGCGAGGAGCGCAGTTGAGCATTTTGGCGCACGGTGGAGATGCACGCGAGTATTTTAATCAACTAACCGCAAAGGGGGTTATATCAGATTGGCGTGAACCGAATGTTATTCGGGTAGCTCCTGCCCCATTGTACAATTCATTTGAAGATGTGTGGCGCATGGTCGATTTTATGAGGCAACTCAATTAA
- a CDS encoding peptidylprolyl isomerase — MTTAEIKTNKGILKVEFYDKDAPNTVKNFTDLAKKGFYDGLTFHRVIPDFVVQGGCPKGTGTGGPGYKIKCELDGGNQYHDRGVLSMAHAGRDTGGSQFFIVLSRNNTAHLDRNHTCFGKVVDGLDILDDIRMGDVMEKITINEN, encoded by the coding sequence ATGACAACAGCCGAAATTAAAACAAATAAGGGTATCTTAAAAGTTGAGTTTTATGACAAAGATGCACCCAACACAGTAAAAAACTTTACCGACTTAGCAAAAAAGGGATTTTATGATGGCTTGACATTTCACCGAGTAATTCCTGATTTTGTGGTGCAAGGCGGCTGTCCTAAAGGTACCGGAACCGGAGGTCCCGGATACAAAATTAAATGTGAATTAGATGGAGGGAATCAATACCACGATCGTGGAGTACTTTCGATGGCTCATGCCGGAAGAGATACTGGCGGTTCACAGTTTTTTATTGTATTGAGTCGCAACAATACCGCACACCTTGATAGAAATCACACCTGCTTTGGAAAAGTTGTTGATGGATTGGATATACTTGACGATATTCGCATGGGTGATGTAATGGAAAAAATTACGATCAACGAAAATTAA
- a CDS encoding molybdenum cofactor guanylyltransferase, translated as MYPIIGIVALGGKSERMGTDKSMLQYHGKAQWLHVFNLLSKLCDTVVVSCNRTQMSNFPKEITVLIDAPEFENYGPIAALLTAAKKYPEASYLLVGCDYPFLMLDDLKLLLHNRNESVNGIAFYNEAAKLYEPLLAIYEQPILYKLSANFETGKVALQHFLSEISALKIIPKNKDTIRSIDTKNDLLSAKEKLEKLNSKN; from the coding sequence ATGTATCCCATAATTGGTATTGTTGCCTTAGGCGGAAAAAGCGAGCGAATGGGTACTGACAAAAGTATGTTACAGTATCATGGGAAAGCCCAATGGTTGCATGTATTTAACTTATTGTCGAAACTTTGTGATACTGTGGTTGTATCTTGCAATAGAACTCAAATGTCCAATTTTCCCAAAGAAATTACAGTTTTAATTGATGCTCCAGAGTTTGAAAATTATGGTCCAATAGCAGCCTTGCTTACAGCAGCTAAAAAATATCCCGAAGCTTCTTACTTATTGGTAGGTTGCGACTATCCTTTTTTAATGCTTGATGATTTGAAATTGCTTCTTCACAACCGAAATGAATCGGTAAATGGAATTGCATTTTATAATGAAGCAGCTAAACTATATGAACCTTTACTTGCAATCTACGAACAGCCGATATTGTACAAGTTGTCTGCTAATTTTGAAACAGGAAAAGTAGCCTTACAACATTTTCTATCAGAAATATCTGCTTTAAAAATAATTCCTAAAAATAAAGATACAATACGCAGTATTGATACTAAAAACGACTTATTAAGTGCGAAAGAAAAACTTGAGAAGTTGAACTCGAAAAATTAA
- a CDS encoding C40 family peptidase: protein MRTVKSAVNCICAGLLVVFWLLILASCGNTKRATKSTEINETTERDKKTSVLLKEALKYKNTSYKLGGTDSHGMDCSGLMVTSFKKIAVELPRTSREQSGVGKEINKSEAAVGDLLFFETSGKAKGINHVGLITKIASNGQVTFIHSTLKAGVIEDTLDTPYYQKSFVKIMRVY from the coding sequence ATGAGAACAGTTAAGTCAGCAGTTAATTGCATTTGTGCTGGGTTGCTTGTTGTTTTTTGGCTACTGATTTTAGCTTCCTGTGGAAATACAAAACGTGCAACAAAATCAACAGAGATAAATGAAACAACCGAACGCGATAAAAAAACAAGTGTACTTTTAAAAGAAGCATTGAAGTACAAAAACACTTCGTATAAATTAGGCGGAACCGATTCGCACGGAATGGATTGTTCGGGACTAATGGTTACTTCATTTAAGAAAATTGCAGTTGAATTGCCCCGCACTTCTCGTGAGCAATCGGGCGTTGGCAAAGAAATTAATAAGTCTGAAGCTGCTGTAGGAGATTTATTATTTTTTGAAACATCCGGTAAGGCAAAAGGAATAAATCATGTTGGACTAATTACAAAAATTGCTAGCAATGGTCAAGTTACCTTTATCCATTCAACCCTGAAGGCCGGTGTTATTGAAGATACTCTTGATACACCTTACTATCAAAAAAGTTTTGTTAAAATTATGCGGGTGTATTAG
- a CDS encoding AAA family ATPase, with amino-acid sequence MTNGENFEKLMLKNFVHEPTSGQSKLIKQLTAFCFSEKENCVFLLKGYAGTGKTSIVGALVSTLPTFNISYVLLAPTGRAAKVLSNYSRKPAFTIHKKIYKPKVDKEAGAALFVLQPNKHEQTIFIVDEASMIGDGNSSKDEAISGNQSLLDDLMRYVAQGKNCKLLFIGDTAQLPPVGLEQSPALDLTYLKHAFPVTIHATELTEVMRQAEESGILTNATALRFAIKMQQEGIPKFSLNSFNDIAHINGNELIENLESAFRKFGEEGTMMICRSNKRANGYNQQIRNQILWRETELAEGDLLMVVKNNYYWLPEDAKADFIANGDIVQIKRIKKFSEKHGFRFADVTIKMLDYTDDSEFDVKLLLSTIQSEAPALTYSENNKLYQSVAAEYSNEPNKSKRFLKIKADPFFNALQVKFAYAVTCHKAQGGQWPCVFVEQGYITEEMINAEFLRWLYTAVTRASEKLYLVNFTADFFNAD; translated from the coding sequence ATGACAAACGGGGAAAACTTTGAAAAACTCATGCTTAAAAATTTCGTGCATGAGCCGACATCGGGACAAAGTAAATTAATAAAACAACTTACTGCATTTTGTTTTTCGGAAAAGGAAAATTGCGTTTTTTTATTGAAAGGATATGCTGGTACCGGTAAAACCAGCATTGTTGGAGCTTTGGTGAGCACACTTCCTACTTTTAATATAAGCTATGTACTGCTTGCTCCTACTGGAAGAGCCGCTAAAGTATTAAGCAATTATTCGCGCAAGCCTGCTTTCACTATTCACAAAAAAATTTACAAACCTAAAGTCGATAAGGAAGCAGGTGCTGCCCTATTTGTGTTACAACCCAACAAGCATGAGCAAACCATTTTTATAGTTGATGAAGCTTCGATGATTGGTGATGGCAACAGTTCAAAAGATGAAGCAATTTCAGGCAATCAAAGCCTTCTCGATGATTTAATGCGCTATGTGGCGCAAGGCAAAAACTGCAAATTGCTTTTTATTGGCGATACTGCACAACTTCCTCCTGTAGGATTGGAGCAAAGTCCGGCCTTAGATTTAACTTATTTAAAACATGCATTTCCAGTAACCATTCATGCTACCGAATTAACGGAAGTGATGCGACAAGCAGAAGAGTCGGGAATACTAACCAATGCAACTGCACTGCGTTTCGCTATTAAAATGCAGCAAGAAGGCATTCCTAAATTTTCACTGAATTCCTTTAACGACATAGCACACATTAATGGGAATGAATTAATTGAAAATTTGGAAAGTGCATTTCGGAAATTCGGTGAAGAGGGAACTATGATGATTTGCCGCTCGAACAAACGCGCCAATGGCTATAACCAGCAAATTCGTAATCAAATTCTTTGGCGTGAAACCGAACTTGCCGAAGGAGATTTACTGATGGTGGTAAAAAACAATTATTACTGGTTGCCCGAAGATGCGAAGGCAGATTTTATTGCAAACGGTGATATTGTACAAATAAAAAGAATCAAAAAATTTAGTGAAAAACATGGGTTTCGTTTTGCTGATGTTACCATTAAAATGCTTGATTACACTGACGATTCTGAGTTCGATGTAAAATTACTCTTATCCACAATACAATCAGAAGCACCTGCATTAACCTATTCTGAAAACAATAAATTGTATCAATCTGTTGCAGCTGAATATTCAAATGAACCCAACAAATCGAAACGCTTTTTAAAAATAAAAGCAGATCCCTTTTTTAATGCTTTGCAAGTAAAATTTGCGTATGCAGTAACTTGCCATAAAGCACAAGGAGGACAATGGCCTTGTGTATTTGTTGAACAAGGGTACATCACGGAAGAAATGATAAATGCCGAATTTTTAAGATGGCTATATACAGCAGTTACACGAGCATCAGAAAAGTTATACCTGGTAAACTTTACAGCTGATTTTTTCAACGCAGATTAA